In a genomic window of Holophagaceae bacterium:
- a CDS encoding helix-turn-helix transcriptional regulator codes for MVRKACALHPNVLSGACPTRRVLDLIADKWTTLVIYLLSNGKQRYGELHKRIEGISQKMLTQTLRQLEDDGLVKRTVYPEVPPRTEYELTPLGETLRAPLSALCQWAEEHLPEVEKARSRHKAKHAEMPKGA; via the coding sequence ATGGTTAGAAAAGCTTGCGCGCTCCACCCGAATGTCCTCAGCGGCGCCTGCCCCACCCGCCGGGTCCTGGATCTCATCGCCGACAAATGGACGACCCTGGTCATCTACCTGCTCTCCAATGGCAAGCAGCGCTACGGGGAGCTTCACAAGCGCATCGAAGGCATCAGCCAGAAGATGCTCACCCAGACGCTGCGCCAGCTCGAAGACGACGGCCTGGTGAAACGCACGGTCTACCCCGAAGTCCCGCCGCGCACCGAGTACGAGTTGACGCCCCTGGGCGAAACGCTGAGGGCGCCGCTCTCCGCGCTCTGCCAGTGGGCCGAGGAGCACCTGCCCGAGGTGGAAAAGGCCCGGAGCCGGCACAAGGCGAAGCATGCGGAAATGCCGAAGGGCGCCTGA
- a CDS encoding phosphoribosyltransferase has product MSSVQHGSRVTSDRFRDRQQAGRLLAKALMHLGNKTPLVLALPRGGVPVAAEVAAALGAPLDVLVVRKIGAPFHRELGVGALVLLGRPEVVWNLPLLQELGLSEQRLSGEVEDQEIEARRRLAAYRGDRPAPGLEGRTVILVDDGLATGITAQAALQALRRAGPDRLVLAVPVAPPDTLARLSGEADEIVCLLRPSWFSAVGQFYEDFDQTSDEEVISLLASARLRG; this is encoded by the coding sequence ATGTCAAGCGTCCAACACGGGTCCAGGGTGACTTCCGACCGATTTCGAGACCGTCAGCAGGCTGGGAGGCTTCTGGCCAAGGCCCTGATGCACCTGGGAAACAAAACTCCGCTCGTATTGGCCCTGCCCCGGGGCGGTGTGCCAGTGGCCGCCGAAGTCGCTGCGGCCCTCGGGGCCCCCCTGGATGTCCTGGTGGTCCGCAAGATCGGCGCGCCCTTCCACCGGGAACTCGGGGTCGGCGCCCTCGTCCTGCTCGGCCGGCCGGAAGTGGTGTGGAACCTGCCGCTGCTTCAGGAGCTGGGGCTATCCGAGCAGCGTTTGAGCGGCGAGGTGGAGGATCAGGAGATCGAAGCCCGGCGCCGCCTCGCGGCCTATCGAGGCGACCGCCCTGCACCTGGACTCGAGGGCCGCACCGTGATCCTGGTGGACGACGGGCTCGCCACGGGCATCACGGCCCAGGCAGCCCTGCAGGCCCTGCGCCGCGCTGGTCCCGACCGCCTGGTGCTCGCGGTGCCCGTGGCGCCGCCGGACACGCTGGCCAGGCTTTCCGGGGAAGCCGACGAAATCGTGTGCCTGCTGCGGCCATCCTGGTTCAGCGCGGTGGGCCAATTCTACGAGGACTTCGACCAGACCTCGGATGAGGAGGTCATTTCACTGCTGGCCTCGGCCCGGCTCCGGGGGTGA
- a CDS encoding MBL fold metallo-hydrolase → MAQRSKAYPDNAPGAFFVDMSCIDCGTCYTMAPDVFLDAGDHSSVHRQPSETQRLRASMALLACPTGSIGSEDKASMAEALRAFPDPIEDEVHFCGYTAENSFGAWSYFIRRGSGNVMMDSPRAAQPLMKRIAELGGVETMVLSHQDDVADHAALHDRFGCERIMHAGDHYPGLERYIEGDDPVELAPDLLFIPTPGHTAGSACLLYRKTFLFTGDHLWWNPKREMLSASKNFNWHSWPRQLKSLEKLLDFEFRWVLPGHGAPKRTDTPEEMRRELERGLEYLKKL, encoded by the coding sequence ATGGCTCAGCGATCCAAAGCCTATCCGGACAACGCCCCTGGCGCGTTTTTCGTGGATATGAGCTGCATCGACTGCGGCACCTGCTACACCATGGCGCCGGATGTATTCCTGGATGCAGGCGATCATTCCAGCGTCCATCGGCAACCGAGTGAAACACAGCGCCTGCGGGCATCCATGGCCTTGCTGGCCTGCCCCACGGGCAGCATCGGGAGCGAGGACAAGGCTTCCATGGCGGAGGCCCTGCGGGCCTTTCCCGATCCCATCGAGGATGAAGTCCATTTCTGCGGCTACACCGCCGAGAACAGTTTCGGCGCGTGGAGCTACTTCATCCGCCGTGGGTCCGGCAACGTGATGATGGATTCCCCTCGGGCCGCGCAACCGCTGATGAAGCGCATCGCGGAATTGGGCGGGGTGGAAACCATGGTGCTCAGCCACCAGGATGACGTGGCGGACCACGCGGCCTTGCATGATCGCTTTGGCTGCGAACGCATCATGCATGCGGGGGACCATTATCCGGGGCTGGAACGCTACATCGAGGGCGACGATCCCGTTGAACTGGCCCCGGACCTGCTTTTCATTCCCACCCCGGGCCACACGGCCGGGAGCGCATGCCTGCTGTACCGGAAGACCTTCCTCTTCACCGGCGATCATTTGTGGTGGAACCCCAAACGGGAGATGCTCTCGGCATCGAAGAATTTCAATTGGCATTCCTGGCCCCGGCAGCTCAAGTCATTGGAGAAGCTGCTGGATTTCGAATTCCGATGGGTCCTGCCGGGCCACGGCGCGCCGAAGCGAACGGATACACCTGAGGAAATGAGGAGGGAATTGGAGCGAGGATTGGAGTACCTGAAAAAGCTCTGA
- a CDS encoding nucleotidyltransferase family protein: MSVAGILLAAGASRRMGQLKQLMALDGETLVHRAARIALQAGCDPLLVVLGHQAEAVGAALSGLPCTKVVNKEWEEGMASSIRAGAAAVPQASIAALVMACDQPAVDADFLRSLMEARSLEPGRIAAASYAGAAGIPALFPRRCFESLKGLTGDRGARALLDEADVLSLPLLGGEMDIDTIVDYEAMRRRMEQS; encoded by the coding sequence GTGAGCGTGGCCGGGATCCTGCTCGCGGCCGGAGCTTCGCGGCGCATGGGCCAGTTGAAACAACTCATGGCGCTCGATGGCGAAACGCTCGTCCATCGCGCCGCTAGAATCGCGTTGCAGGCCGGCTGCGACCCCCTGCTCGTTGTGCTGGGGCACCAGGCGGAAGCGGTAGGAGCGGCTCTTTCGGGCCTACCCTGCACCAAGGTCGTCAACAAGGAGTGGGAGGAGGGCATGGCCTCCTCCATCCGGGCGGGCGCCGCCGCGGTGCCTCAGGCGTCCATCGCGGCCCTGGTCATGGCCTGCGACCAGCCCGCCGTGGATGCGGACTTCCTGAGAAGCCTCATGGAGGCGCGCAGCTTAGAACCCGGTCGCATCGCCGCGGCATCCTACGCGGGGGCTGCGGGCATTCCCGCGCTTTTCCCGCGCCGCTGCTTCGAATCACTGAAGGGCCTCACCGGCGACCGCGGCGCGCGCGCCTTGCTTGATGAGGCCGATGTTCTGAGCCTGCCTCTGCTGGGGGGCGAGATGGACATCGACACGATCGTTGATTACGAAGCGATGCGGCGCAGGATGGAGCAATCCTGA
- a CDS encoding SDR family NAD(P)-dependent oxidoreductase, whose product MDEQTKPLMVLVGMGPGMGLSLAHRFAKEGYRIAFMARRLEAVKSFTDRLRKEGIPAWGYGVDAADPATLQAAFRSVYGSLGEPDVLIYNASVFREALPSQLDLEDLDHEFRSMVGGFLVSAKEVIPSMKAKGKGTIILTGGGSAISPFASGASLCIGKAGQRSLCFCLAQELAPMGIHVATVTICGMIAPGTSFDPDQIADEFWRLHTQKPGAFETERIYRG is encoded by the coding sequence ATGGACGAACAAACCAAACCCCTGATGGTCCTTGTGGGGATGGGGCCGGGCATGGGTCTTTCGCTGGCGCACCGCTTCGCGAAAGAGGGCTACCGCATCGCCTTCATGGCCCGGCGCCTGGAAGCTGTGAAATCCTTCACGGACCGGCTCCGGAAGGAAGGCATCCCGGCCTGGGGCTATGGTGTGGACGCCGCGGATCCCGCCACCCTGCAGGCCGCCTTCCGCTCCGTTTACGGCAGCCTGGGCGAGCCCGACGTGCTGATCTACAATGCCTCGGTGTTCCGCGAGGCGCTGCCCTCGCAACTGGACCTCGAGGATCTGGACCATGAGTTCCGCAGCATGGTGGGCGGCTTCCTGGTCTCCGCGAAGGAAGTGATTCCCTCCATGAAGGCCAAGGGGAAGGGCACCATCATCCTGACCGGCGGCGGTTCCGCCATCAGTCCATTCGCCAGCGGCGCGAGCCTGTGCATCGGCAAGGCCGGCCAGCGCAGCCTTTGTTTCTGCCTTGCGCAGGAGCTGGCCCCCATGGGAATCCACGTGGCCACGGTCACCATCTGCGGCATGATCGCGCCGGGCACCTCCTTCGATCCGGATCAGATCGCCGATGAGTTCTGGCGGCTGCACACGCAGAAGCCGGGGGCTTTCGAGACCGAGCGGATCTATCGGGGCTGA
- a CDS encoding SDR family oxidoreductase has translation MILITGSTGKVGQQLVAALKGKGAAFKALARSEASLESLKAQGVEAVKGDLGDQASLKTALQGVDKLFLLSSASHFDRLEIAAIETAKAAGVKHVVKLSAQGVSADSSNPLFRAHARAERALEESGLAYTILRPTFFQQNWVAFYSHAIKAGQPVYVNAGDGRMAWIDTRDIAAVAAAALTEPGHEGLVYDLTGPEALGYADVAARLGKLLGREVAYVPVNDAAAFQAMKGMGMDDWYAYGMVTLNQGVRRGIAEPTTGTVELVTGAAPRTLDAFLQEHLGAFQ, from the coding sequence ATGATCCTCATCACCGGAAGCACTGGAAAGGTCGGGCAGCAGCTTGTGGCTGCCCTGAAGGGGAAGGGCGCGGCCTTCAAGGCCCTGGCCCGCAGCGAAGCCTCCCTGGAGTCCCTCAAAGCCCAGGGCGTGGAAGCCGTGAAAGGCGATCTCGGGGACCAGGCCTCCCTTAAAACCGCGCTCCAGGGCGTGGACAAACTCTTCCTCCTCTCGTCGGCTTCGCACTTCGACCGCCTGGAAATCGCCGCCATCGAAACGGCGAAGGCCGCGGGCGTGAAGCACGTTGTCAAGCTGTCGGCCCAGGGGGTCAGCGCTGATTCCTCGAATCCCCTGTTCCGGGCCCACGCCCGGGCCGAACGCGCTTTGGAGGAGTCGGGGCTCGCGTACACCATCCTGCGTCCTACTTTTTTCCAGCAAAACTGGGTGGCCTTCTATTCCCATGCCATCAAGGCGGGGCAGCCGGTCTACGTCAACGCCGGGGACGGCCGCATGGCCTGGATCGACACCCGGGACATCGCCGCCGTGGCCGCCGCCGCCCTCACGGAACCGGGCCACGAAGGCCTGGTCTACGACCTCACGGGCCCCGAGGCCCTGGGCTACGCCGACGTGGCCGCCCGGCTGGGCAAGCTGCTGGGGCGCGAGGTGGCCTACGTGCCCGTCAACGATGCCGCCGCCTTCCAGGCCATGAAGGGTATGGGCATGGACGACTGGTACGCCTACGGCATGGTGACGCTGAACCAGGGCGTCCGCCGCGGCATCGCAGAACCCACCACCGGCACCGTGGAATTGGTGACCGGCGCGGCTCCCCGCACGCTCGACGCATTCCTCCAGGAGCACCTCGGCGCCTTCCAGTGA
- a CDS encoding DUF2306 domain-containing protein produces MPDQPVATAAQKSPIQAKHVMWVVFVLMALFVLLTRERSLLDPASFLRLRYAPVPFLMFAHGIPAALALVLGVFQFSSRLRQRQLQVHRVLGRIYVASVAIGAPVAVVVALKLPIPSLFMASLVQAGGWVLTTATALYCVRAGKIQQHKEWMMRGYPFAMAFVVNRVILSIPAVQAMGVFGLITVVWSTNAVACFLPSYLIAWQALAASNKAGKKAAGPQKAPV; encoded by the coding sequence ATGCCGGATCAACCTGTGGCAACCGCAGCCCAGAAAAGTCCTATCCAAGCCAAGCATGTGATGTGGGTGGTGTTCGTGTTGATGGCCCTATTCGTGCTGTTGACGCGCGAGCGGTCCCTGCTTGATCCCGCTTCGTTCCTGCGCCTGCGCTATGCGCCGGTCCCATTCCTGATGTTCGCGCACGGCATTCCCGCGGCGCTAGCGCTGGTGCTGGGCGTCTTCCAGTTTTCCAGCCGCCTGCGCCAGCGGCAACTGCAAGTGCATCGCGTGCTGGGGCGCATCTACGTCGCCAGCGTGGCCATCGGCGCTCCGGTGGCGGTCGTTGTTGCCCTCAAGCTGCCGATACCATCCCTGTTCATGGCTTCGCTGGTACAGGCCGGGGGCTGGGTCCTAACCACCGCCACGGCCCTCTACTGCGTGCGCGCGGGCAAGATCCAGCAGCACAAAGAGTGGATGATGCGCGGCTATCCGTTCGCCATGGCCTTCGTGGTCAACCGCGTCATTCTCTCCATCCCCGCAGTCCAGGCCATGGGCGTGTTCGGCCTCATCACTGTGGTCTGGAGCACCAACGCCGTAGCGTGTTTTCTCCCCTCCTACCTGATCGCGTGGCAGGCCTTGGCCGCGTCGAACAAAGCGGGAAAAAAGGCCGCTGGGCCACAAAAAGCGCCGGTGTGA
- a CDS encoding NAD(P)H-dependent oxidoreductase, translating into MLSTSTAISSDALIHQLEWRYATKQFDATRKLDPDTWKALEEALVLTPSSYGLQPYKFVVVTDPALKAKLRPASWGQSQIEDASHLVVFAIKKAMGEAHIDRYVERIAEVRGVSAESLEGFRGFMVDKLVSGPQATTIDQWAARQAYIALGNFMTSAALLGVDTCPLEGLDPAAYDAILGLEAEGYATVCACAAGYRSEGDKYASLPKVRFPESELLQSR; encoded by the coding sequence ATGCTCTCCACATCCACTGCCATTTCCTCCGACGCCCTCATCCACCAGCTTGAATGGCGGTATGCCACCAAGCAGTTCGACGCCACGCGCAAGCTCGATCCAGACACCTGGAAGGCCCTGGAAGAGGCGCTGGTGCTCACGCCGTCTTCCTACGGCCTACAGCCCTACAAGTTCGTCGTGGTCACGGATCCCGCGCTCAAGGCGAAGCTGCGGCCCGCGTCCTGGGGGCAGTCCCAGATCGAGGATGCTTCCCACCTGGTGGTGTTCGCCATCAAGAAAGCCATGGGCGAGGCGCACATCGACCGCTACGTGGAGCGGATCGCTGAAGTGCGCGGTGTCAGCGCCGAGTCTCTGGAAGGCTTCCGGGGCTTCATGGTGGACAAGCTCGTGAGCGGACCGCAGGCCACCACCATCGATCAGTGGGCCGCCCGCCAGGCCTACATCGCCTTGGGCAATTTCATGACCTCCGCGGCCCTGCTCGGCGTAGATACCTGCCCGCTGGAGGGTTTGGACCCGGCCGCCTACGACGCGATCCTGGGCCTGGAAGCCGAAGGCTATGCGACCGTCTGCGCCTGCGCCGCCGGCTACCGCAGCGAGGGCGACAAGTACGCCAGCCTGCCCAAGGTCCGCTTCCCGGAATCCGAACTGCTGCAGTCCCGCTGA
- the hutU gene encoding urocanate hydratase: MSTATENPVITAPRGTHLHCKGWVQEAALRMLMNNLDPEVAERPEDLVVYGGLGKAARNWDCFHAIVKELKHLGDDETLLVQSGKAVGVVRTHAEAPRVLIANSNLVPKWATWEHFRELDQKGLMMYGQMTAGSWIYIGSQGIVQGTYETFAEAARQHFNGTLAGTWTLTAGLGGMGGAQPLAVTMNGGVCLAIEVDQTRIEKRIQTRYLDEWTDNLEMALNLVQTYVDAKEARSIGLLGNAAELLPQILKRGFVPDLVTDQTSAHDEYNGYIPAELSLEQAAELRKSDPKTYVDRALQSMRTHVEAMLAFQKNGSVAFDYGNNIRAQAQRAGLTNAFDFPGFVPAFIRPLFCKGIGPFRWVALSGDPEDIAVTDAAMMELFPENEGMIRWLKAAQEKIAFQGLPARICWIGAGERHLAGLKFNELVRTGKVKAPIVIGRDHLDSGSVASPNRETEAMKDGSDAVSDWPFLNAMTSVAGGASWVSIHHGGGVGMGYSQHAGVVIVADGTERADRCLARVLWNDPAMGVFRHADAGYEAAADHATRIGLHIPMG; encoded by the coding sequence ATGTCCACCGCCACCGAAAACCCTGTCATCACCGCGCCCCGTGGGACGCATCTGCATTGCAAGGGGTGGGTGCAGGAGGCGGCGTTGCGGATGCTCATGAACAACCTCGATCCCGAGGTGGCCGAGCGCCCCGAAGACCTCGTGGTCTACGGCGGCCTGGGCAAGGCCGCGCGGAACTGGGACTGCTTCCACGCCATCGTGAAGGAGCTCAAGCATCTGGGCGATGACGAGACGCTGCTGGTGCAGAGCGGCAAGGCGGTGGGCGTGGTGAGGACCCACGCCGAGGCCCCTCGCGTGCTCATCGCCAATTCCAATCTCGTGCCGAAATGGGCGACCTGGGAGCATTTCCGCGAACTGGATCAGAAGGGCCTGATGATGTACGGCCAGATGACCGCTGGAAGCTGGATCTACATCGGGTCCCAGGGCATCGTGCAAGGTACCTACGAGACCTTTGCGGAAGCCGCGCGCCAGCATTTCAACGGCACGCTGGCGGGCACCTGGACGCTCACGGCGGGCCTGGGCGGCATGGGCGGCGCGCAACCTCTGGCGGTGACCATGAATGGCGGCGTCTGCCTGGCCATCGAGGTGGATCAAACCCGCATCGAAAAGCGCATCCAGACCCGCTACCTCGACGAATGGACCGACAACCTGGAGATGGCCCTGAACCTTGTCCAGACCTACGTGGACGCCAAGGAGGCGCGCAGCATCGGCCTGCTGGGGAATGCTGCGGAACTGCTGCCGCAGATCCTCAAGCGCGGCTTCGTGCCGGACCTGGTGACGGATCAGACCTCGGCCCATGACGAGTACAACGGCTACATCCCGGCGGAGCTTTCCCTTGAGCAGGCGGCTGAGCTTCGGAAGTCTGATCCCAAGACCTACGTCGATCGCGCGCTCCAGTCCATGCGGACCCACGTGGAAGCCATGCTCGCCTTCCAGAAAAACGGCAGCGTGGCCTTCGACTACGGCAACAACATCCGCGCCCAGGCCCAGCGGGCGGGGCTGACGAACGCCTTCGATTTTCCGGGCTTCGTGCCTGCCTTCATCCGCCCATTGTTCTGCAAAGGCATCGGCCCTTTCCGCTGGGTGGCGCTGAGCGGGGATCCCGAAGACATCGCCGTGACCGATGCCGCGATGATGGAACTGTTCCCGGAAAACGAAGGCATGATCCGGTGGCTGAAAGCCGCGCAGGAAAAGATCGCGTTCCAAGGCTTGCCGGCGCGCATCTGCTGGATCGGCGCCGGGGAGCGGCATCTTGCAGGATTGAAGTTCAACGAGCTGGTGCGGACCGGAAAAGTGAAGGCGCCCATCGTCATCGGCCGCGACCATCTCGACAGCGGCAGTGTCGCTTCCCCCAACCGCGAGACCGAGGCCATGAAGGACGGCAGCGACGCCGTGAGCGACTGGCCTTTCCTGAACGCCATGACCAGCGTGGCTGGCGGCGCCTCGTGGGTCAGCATCCACCACGGCGGCGGCGTGGGCATGGGCTACAGCCAGCATGCGGGCGTGGTCATCGTGGCCGATGGCACCGAACGCGCGGACCGCTGCCTGGCCCGGGTGCTGTGGAATGATCCAGCCATGGGCGTGTTCAGGCATGCGGATGCGGGCTATGAAGCAGCCGCCGACCACGCGACGCGGATCGGCCTGCATATTCCGATGGGCTGA